A DNA window from Staphylococcus warneri contains the following coding sequences:
- a CDS encoding choloylglycine hydrolase family protein, with amino-acid sequence MCTGFSFFTQQHHHYLARTMDFAFEFNGVPTVIPRKFEYQFDLEPSMKLTYGFVGTNLKVGRYRFGDGINECGVAISNHYFTGEASYSKHKRYGYFNMAPEEFIIWVLGFTKSIQDLKQKVKKVNIMNEKNETLNIVPPLHFIITDREGHTVSVEPHNGLLIVKDNHVKVLTNAPKLEWHVENLRNYAFLSPEKSTNQLVGKVLVRSMGCEAGTNGLPGGYTSTERFVRATYLRHHLPQSNDESVNLMNCFKVLDSVSIPQGAVVDAEETHYTQYQLVMDSKDCAYYIKPYFTNQIFKIHLDEHLLTKEDMTFIDVNHQLTITQLN; translated from the coding sequence ATGTGTACAGGATTTTCTTTTTTCACTCAACAACATCATCATTATTTAGCTAGAACGATGGACTTTGCATTTGAATTTAACGGCGTACCAACTGTTATACCTAGAAAATTTGAGTATCAATTCGATTTAGAACCTTCAATGAAATTGACCTATGGTTTTGTAGGAACCAATTTAAAGGTGGGCCGCTATCGATTCGGAGATGGTATTAATGAATGCGGTGTAGCGATTTCAAATCACTATTTCACCGGTGAAGCATCCTACAGTAAACATAAGAGATATGGCTATTTCAATATGGCTCCCGAAGAATTTATTATTTGGGTTCTAGGTTTCACTAAAAGCATCCAAGACTTAAAGCAAAAAGTTAAAAAAGTTAATATTATGAACGAGAAAAATGAAACGCTAAATATTGTACCTCCCCTTCATTTTATTATCACTGACCGTGAAGGACATACCGTATCAGTCGAACCACATAACGGCCTGCTTATTGTTAAAGATAATCATGTAAAGGTACTTACCAATGCCCCGAAATTAGAATGGCATGTTGAAAACTTAAGAAATTATGCCTTTTTATCACCTGAGAAGTCTACCAATCAATTAGTTGGTAAAGTTCTTGTGCGTTCTATGGGTTGTGAAGCAGGTACCAACGGTTTACCAGGCGGCTATACATCTACTGAACGCTTTGTTAGAGCAACTTATTTAAGACATCATTTGCCTCAATCAAATGATGAAAGTGTAAATTTAATGAATTGCTTTAAAGTGTTAGACTCAGTGAGTATCCCTCAAGGTGCAGTCGTTGATGCTGAAGAAACGCATTATACACAATATCAATTAGTAATGGATAGTAAGGACTGTGCGTACTACATCAAACCCTATTTCACCAACCAAATATTTAAAATACACTTAGATGAACATTTGCTTACTAAAGAAGACATGACTTTTATAGATGTTAATCATCAGTTGACCATTACACAATTGAATTAA
- the vraX gene encoding C1q-binding complement inhibitor VraX, producing the protein MIIHKQDIQNGVPMYEIITKKFKTITVKFDETLNDNDIYRLLSLLENDIDTMQFRQT; encoded by the coding sequence ATGATTATTCATAAACAAGATATACAAAACGGTGTCCCTATGTATGAAATCATCACGAAAAAGTTCAAGACAATCACAGTTAAATTTGATGAAACTTTAAATGACAATGATATCTATCGCTTGCTCTCTCTACTAGAAAATGACATAGACACTATGCAATTCAGACAAACATGA
- the thiD gene encoding bifunctional hydroxymethylpyrimidine kinase/phosphomethylpyrimidine kinase — MALKKVLTIAGSDTSAGAGMQADLKTFQELDVYGMVALTAIVTMDKATWSHDVTPLPMDVFEKQLETAISIGPDAIKTGMLGTEEIIKRAGEVYEQSGADYFVVDPVMVCKGEDEVLNPGNTDAMIQYLLPKATVVTPNLFEAGQLSGLGKLTSIEDMKKAAQIIFDKGAKHVIIKGGKALDQDKSYDLYYDGQTFYQLTTDMFQQSYNHGAGCTFAAATTAYLTNGKSPKEAVIAAKAFVASAIKNGWKMNDFVGPVDHGANRRVEQIDVQVTEV, encoded by the coding sequence ATGGCATTAAAAAAAGTATTAACAATTGCTGGTTCAGATACTAGCGCAGGTGCAGGAATGCAAGCAGATTTAAAAACATTTCAAGAGTTAGATGTCTATGGTATGGTCGCTTTAACAGCTATCGTTACAATGGATAAAGCAACATGGTCTCATGATGTGACACCACTACCTATGGACGTATTTGAAAAACAACTTGAAACTGCAATTTCAATTGGTCCAGATGCAATTAAAACAGGAATGTTAGGTACTGAAGAAATTATTAAACGTGCTGGCGAGGTTTACGAACAATCCGGTGCAGACTATTTCGTTGTTGATCCTGTCATGGTATGTAAAGGGGAAGATGAAGTACTTAACCCAGGAAATACTGATGCAATGATTCAATATTTATTACCTAAAGCAACGGTTGTGACACCTAACTTATTTGAAGCTGGACAATTATCTGGCCTAGGTAAACTTACTTCTATCGAGGACATGAAAAAAGCAGCTCAAATCATTTTTGATAAAGGGGCTAAACATGTCATTATTAAAGGTGGTAAAGCATTAGACCAAGATAAATCATACGATTTATACTACGATGGTCAAACATTCTATCAATTAACAACTGATATGTTCCAACAAAGTTACAATCATGGTGCTGGTTGTACATTTGCAGCAGCTACTACAGCTTACCTTACAAACGGTAAATCACCAAAAGAAGCTGTCATTGCAGCCAAAGCTTTCGTTGCTTCAGCTATTAAAAATGGTTGGAAAATGAACGATTTTGTAGGACCCGTTGATCACGGTGCTAATCGTCGAGTTGAACAAATCGACGTACAAGTTACTGAAGTATAG